The following proteins come from a genomic window of Sardina pilchardus chromosome 1, fSarPil1.1, whole genome shotgun sequence:
- the LOC134078203 gene encoding serine/threonine-protein kinase Nek6-like — protein sequence MAQQDARTLAQGRFGKVHKEKYIDQWACIKRVPLGFISRTDLKRECKVYRNVQHTNVVRLLGVPWIEDLKWNIPLEFISGEELETTIFYPENSKIQLTPIVTATIIKGMCAGLSHLHSKDIVHQDIKPDNIMVEYGTNRTIIIDLGLAKFFKDGITSARNLGNEAYSAPEILKNVVRDKRSDVWAMGKVIAELCIRPRDRLPAHDATPSQIQQMLSMCPYRGVVCNMVESNPAARACMLIVETEITQATDEIIKTLQAGDPQQVAPVPCARQSQQVVPLPLVAGQRQQVSLYIKERRQHTCVCL from the exons ATGGCACAGCAAGACGCCAGGACTCTGGCCCAAGGCCGCTTTGGGAAGGTCCACAAGGAGAAGTATATAGACCAATGGGCGTGCATTAAGAGGGTTCCTCTGGGCTTCATCAGCAGGACAGACCTAAAGAGAGAGTGCAAAGTGTATCG AAATGTACAGCATACAAATGTGGTGAGGCTTCTGGGTGTCCCCTGGATTGAGGATTTGAAATGGAACATTCCTCTGGAGTTCATCTCAGGGGAAGAGCTGGAGACAACAATCTTCTACCCAGAGAATTCTAAAATACAG TTGACCCCTATTGTCACAGCAACCATTATCAAAGGCATGTGTGCAGGTCTGAGTCATCTTCACAGTAAAGACATTGTGCACCAGGACATTAAACCTGACAACATCATG GTGGAATATGGAACAAACCGCACCATCATCATAGATCTAGGACTGGCTAAATTCTTCAAGGATGGAATAACGTCGGCCCGTAACTTAGGCAACGAGGCTTACTCCGCTCCTGAAATCCTGAAGAACGTTGTACGGGACAAACGCTCAGACGTCTGGGCAATGGGCAAGGTCATCGCTGAGCTGTGCATCAGGCCCAGGGACAGACTACCTGCTCACGACGCCACACCCAGCCAAATCCAGCAGATGCTATCTATGTGTCCTTACAGAGGAGTAGTGTGCAACATGGTGGAGAGCAATCCTGCTGCTAGAGCCTGCATGCTGATAGTGGAGACTGAAATCACGCAAGCAACTGATGAAATCATAAAGACACTTCAGGCAGGAGACCCACAACAGGTTGCACCTGTGCCATGTGCACGGCAGTCACAACAGGTGGTACCTCTGCCACTGGTGGCAGGACAGCGACAACAGGTGTCACTGTACATTAAAGAACGGCGACAACACACATGTGTCTGTCTCTAA